Proteins from a single region of Syngnathus typhle isolate RoL2023-S1 ecotype Sweden linkage group LG10, RoL_Styp_1.0, whole genome shotgun sequence:
- the LOC133160676 gene encoding DOMON domain-containing protein FRRS1L isoform X2 yields MADLGVAPSPTDEGALRAGHGDHGDPGHQEHHKDSYSTFASEFLESRYLSDDGYPFPTAPPVDPFARIKVNDCGVTKGCIRYGKPGCDAETCDYFLSYRRIGTDVEYEMSADTDGWVAVGFSSDKKMGGDDVMGCVHDDNGRVRIHHFYNVGQWAKEIKRNPARDEEGIFENNRVTCRFKRPLYVTREETLVDLHLSWYYLFAWGPAIQGSITRHDIDNPPVSERMVSIYKYEDIFMPSTAYQTFNSPLCLLLIVALTFYLLMGTP; encoded by the exons GGAGTCGCTCCGAGCCCGACCGACGAGGGAGCATTGCGGGCCGGCCACGGGGACCACGGAGATCCGGGCCACCAGGAGCATCACAAGGACTCGTACAGCACCTTTGCGTCCGAGTTCTTGGAGTCCAGATATCTGTCTGATGACG GTTACCCTTTTCCCACTGCGCCGCCAGTCGACCCCTTTGCCAGAATCAAAGTCAACGACTGTGGTGTGACTAAAGGATGCATCAG GTATGGCAAGCCTGGGTGTGATGCGGAGACGTGCGACTACTTCCTGAGTTACCGTCGCATCGGGACGGATGTGGAGTACGAGATGAGCGCAGACACTGACGGCTGGGTGGCCGTAGGTTTCTCCTCTGACAAGAAAATG GGAGGCGATGATGTCATGGGCTGCGTCCACGACGACAATGGCCGCGTGCGCATCCATCACTTCTACAACGTAGGCCAGTGGGCAAAAGAGATCAAGAGGAACCCCGCGAGGGACGAGGAAGGCATCTTCGAGAACAACCGCGTCACCTGTCGTTTCAAGCGTCCGCTCTATGTGACGCGAGAGGAGACGCTCGTGGACCTCCACCTGTCGTGGTATTACCTGTTTGCCTGGGGACCTGCCATACAAG GCTCCATCACTAGACACGACATCGACAATCCTCCAGTGAGCGAGCGCATGGTCAGTATTTACAAATATGAGGACATCTTCATGCCTTCCACAGCCTATCAGACCTTCAACTCACCCCTCTGCCTATTGCTCATAGTCGCCCTCACCTTCTATTTGCTAATGGGAACACCGTGA
- the LOC133160676 gene encoding DOMON domain-containing protein FRRS1L isoform X1 yields the protein MNSALWPLLIHVIGWQGVAPSPTDEGALRAGHGDHGDPGHQEHHKDSYSTFASEFLESRYLSDDGYPFPTAPPVDPFARIKVNDCGVTKGCIRYGKPGCDAETCDYFLSYRRIGTDVEYEMSADTDGWVAVGFSSDKKMGGDDVMGCVHDDNGRVRIHHFYNVGQWAKEIKRNPARDEEGIFENNRVTCRFKRPLYVTREETLVDLHLSWYYLFAWGPAIQGSITRHDIDNPPVSERMVSIYKYEDIFMPSTAYQTFNSPLCLLLIVALTFYLLMGTP from the exons ATGAATTCTGCGCTCTGGCCGCTGCTTATCCATGTCATCGGATGGCAGGGAGTCGCTCCGAGCCCGACCGACGAGGGAGCATTGCGGGCCGGCCACGGGGACCACGGAGATCCGGGCCACCAGGAGCATCACAAGGACTCGTACAGCACCTTTGCGTCCGAGTTCTTGGAGTCCAGATATCTGTCTGATGACG GTTACCCTTTTCCCACTGCGCCGCCAGTCGACCCCTTTGCCAGAATCAAAGTCAACGACTGTGGTGTGACTAAAGGATGCATCAG GTATGGCAAGCCTGGGTGTGATGCGGAGACGTGCGACTACTTCCTGAGTTACCGTCGCATCGGGACGGATGTGGAGTACGAGATGAGCGCAGACACTGACGGCTGGGTGGCCGTAGGTTTCTCCTCTGACAAGAAAATG GGAGGCGATGATGTCATGGGCTGCGTCCACGACGACAATGGCCGCGTGCGCATCCATCACTTCTACAACGTAGGCCAGTGGGCAAAAGAGATCAAGAGGAACCCCGCGAGGGACGAGGAAGGCATCTTCGAGAACAACCGCGTCACCTGTCGTTTCAAGCGTCCGCTCTATGTGACGCGAGAGGAGACGCTCGTGGACCTCCACCTGTCGTGGTATTACCTGTTTGCCTGGGGACCTGCCATACAAG GCTCCATCACTAGACACGACATCGACAATCCTCCAGTGAGCGAGCGCATGGTCAGTATTTACAAATATGAGGACATCTTCATGCCTTCCACAGCCTATCAGACCTTCAACTCACCCCTCTGCCTATTGCTCATAGTCGCCCTCACCTTCTATTTGCTAATGGGAACACCGTGA